In Pseudophryne corroboree isolate aPseCor3 chromosome 7, aPseCor3.hap2, whole genome shotgun sequence, a single window of DNA contains:
- the LOC134945060 gene encoding uncharacterized protein LOC134945060 has product MTSDEDDEDDDAAEAGPSKEVLSSRKRTPEQHEKNTHVATKKARSDVQSQPQQATPPRRLSAVSLVPPLQILDTPPRRQPHSPHLDYSRTGTSIPTQHQQHSDMDETIILQMQPVIVGNSPPAPLQRIMEEQHRQQQSYINILENNQMINESITRILESQNAATRELNATLTKLNETLRSQHQQQPSSSSGTTTPIISPVSSPPRRSTRARQHDSGKGKGQSKQPPKKT; this is encoded by the exons atgacatctgatgaggatgatgaggatgatgacgctgcggaagcag gtccatcaaaagaagtcttgagcagcagaaagCGGACTCCTGAACAACACGAAAAAAATAcacatgtggcaacaaagaaagcaaggtctgatgtccagtcccaaccacagcaggctaccccgccacgaagattgtctgcagtttctttggtcccaccactccaaattttggacacacctccaagacgccaaccacactcccctcatcttgatt ATTCTcgaactggtaccagcatccctacgcaacaccagcaacacagtgacatggatgagacaatcattttacaaatgcagccagtaattgtgggaaacagccccccagcacct ttacaacgcataatggaagaacagcacagacaacagcaaagctatatcaacatattagaaaacaatcaaatgatcaatgaatctatcaccagaattttagaaagtcaaaatgctgcaacacgtgaactcaatgccaccctcactaaactCAATGAAACACttagatcccagcaccaacagcaaccaagcagcagttctggtacgactactccaattatatcgccagtgtcctcaccaccaaggcgctcgaccagagcacgccaacacgacagtggtaaaggcaaaggccagtccaagcagccacccaaaaaaacatga